CCTAATTTGAACAGGCTGAAGGACTATCAACGTTACTATTCCCTTAGCGAAGTAGAAATCGACGCCTTGTTGACACTGGTACTACTTCTCAGCCCGGATGAGCTGATTGGAAAAGTATTCTTCCACAGCGAAGACTGTGGCGGCAGCAGCAACAAATTCTTTGAATTGAGTGCCGTTACTCACATGTTAGCTGTGGCAGATAAcgttctgattggaggagaaagGAAGAGAGTTGCGAAAATCATGTTTTTTCAGAGAAGCTGGATGGAAAGTAACTACTTTTCACCCATGAGGTCATTTGAGGGTCGTCTGCAAAGACTGGCACGTGGTCTACCAGGCAGAGCTCCGTCTCCCCCGAGACTGCGAACTCCACCAAAACCGTACTCTCCTCCACCAAGACCGTACTCTCCTCCACCTTCATGTGCTTGTAATATATTGTAGGACCACTAATTTGATATCTTTCAGACAGACGTTCCcgggtgttgtggctgtcctctgtgagtgtgttctttccagcagaagtggccggcttggcagtgatgtctctaaaaaggcttagggtgtatgaggccacctaagcaaaaacagccgtaagtcaaaaagggactttgccaagtgctgagacatgtagatgtagatgtagatgtagatgaagTCACAGCAGTTAAACTCGCACATATTGTTCTTGTTTCCCTGACGGGGATTTCTGACTTGTAAATTTGTTATTCTGTCAGTCCATAATTGGTAGATTCATAGCGATATTTTCAATTAATCAAAGCAGTTGACTGATGTCAGAAACAGTAGTCAAAGCAGAAACCATGTAATTCGTTCAATACGACTATTATTTGTACGAacacatagagcggttttcaattgagtgtcgaaagtaattagcgaattactttggttttgcatctacttcactcagtgattggttcaaagttttcgcacCACTATTTTAACCAataagaagtgaaaccaaaaccaattgtggttcgcgcgtgcacattttcccgccttttgtgtcggctacgtgtaattatttcgagttttgattggtttactggattgtctccgtcctttttgattggttaaagtaattactatggttttggttttacgacactcatttgaaaaccgctctataaatTCGTAAATTGTTTTCGAtataacgttttaacagcttaaGCAATTACAATTGAAAACCCAGGCCAGAACGGAATGCATATTGTCACATTTTCACGTTAATATCCcgtatttcatatattctaagTTCAGGTTGTATTTTCTGTACTTTGTGATCAGGGCATAATTGCTTGATGACTGTATTTGCAAGCAATCGACGCAGATTCGTGTTTTTAGACAGCATCGTCAGACTGAATAACGATCTAGGTTGCATGTTCAGTGCATAATCAATTGATTATAATATTTTTGACGCAGTTATATGACAGAAAGCTCATACAGAGTCACGTGACCCGCCTCGAGTAAAACATTTTATACACAagttgggttttttttatttaatgaaaGCATTTAGTCGAAGTGATCAAGCGAGAATCAAGGGCTTTTCTGAAGTCAACAAAACATGTTTGTAGTTTTTACTAATGACAATAAACAGGGTGTAAACATGTATAAAAGTTTGTAAAGTGAGAACACTATTTGCTGAGACGTAATGAGATGTGAGCTAACAGAaagggatttgtcacatatagTTTACGCGCAGACATTTCTCTCCGCTCACTGCATTGTTGCGGTCATGGTATCTGATAGATAGCACGGCGTCAAACTCAGGGTTGATATGACAGCCATGGGGCATCGTCATGCCTGTAACGCTCTGGCAGAGAGTACTAAGGTACGACTACTGACCagtttcctctttttttcaATTGTGCGTGTGCCCATTATACTCTTTTGCAGTTCTCCAGTGCATGCCATGTGGAAGACAATTAACAAGTaccctgcgaaatcgcgcggattagccgacgaggccgtaggccgagttggctaaaatcaggcgatattccacaCGACTGCgtaggataattgttttattattcaatacATTGATGACAAAGAACAATTTTCAACGTTTGTTGGTAAAAAagagctggaaaaactaccagtTTTCTCcgcaacacacaaaattacgtatatcgcaggatatacgttgagtacgtacgacgaatattgagcgcgctatgaccatatttggacattgtcacaatgtgttgaatactaattaacaattggACCCGTGGcacttgagggcgaagggtctaattgttttagtatcacccaagtagtcggacagaaaaggcaataataaagttagcaaatgcaagttaaagaaatatttatttgggaataaaacgaaagaaagcgtcacgcttttcgctactcgaggactattactaatagtcctctagtagcgtagccaatcaaaatgcagcatttgcattagtccactagttgggtgatactaatcatcatcattaaaaactggatcattggataatgtaattcgagagttttgattggctaagccatcatgggttatgagccattataccatgatttacaaacacggcaagcatatgcgtgagtttttgggcctttttgtttttattgtagtctagttttctatattttgggggcgttttacgcgcctcgttggctatctattatctcatatccaacgcgcgctcttggaataattgttaattattcatcaTTTAAATACTCGGGAAAGAAATCCTATTACTTTTTTTACGTCAGACCGCACAAAAATATAAACGCTTTGATCCTCTCtgatttatttaaatttatcttAAGGAACGGGTTTTTTTCCGTGaaaaaagaggtgtattatgggatttgagaaagtggagaatctttacattttttacgAAATGAAAACGTGACAAACAGGAAGACCTTAGATGACTCCGCGATTCTCGAAGTGTCATGCGGACTTTCCCATAAAAATGCCCTTGAAGCTCATCAAAATGGCGGTGAAAGAGTAGAGTGCTCCACTTGTAGGATACATAGTGTATTTAGTCTGGAAAATGTTCTGAAGAGCGTTTCGAATGATTTCACGGGTAAGTCGGCAGAAAGaatgctttttaaataaaatctctgacctttactgtgtgaacactagttttctctcgtgtttctgctacagtcattgttatttaaatgatgccttgatcatttcttaaataacaaggACCGGAGCCAGGTCATGTCTCGATGATTGGGGAGGGGAGAGGTGGGAATAATAGGGCTTTTTACAGCGATCTTTGCTGTCTGCGGAAGCTGTAAACAAAGATACATGCCAAATTCGAAGGAGATGGCGGTAAACACGCCCTCATGGAGTCAACTGTTCTCTGAGAGCTTTTCTGATTATTCGGGATATGTTACGAACTTGGAAGATGCTATCAAACTTATAAAGGGGTATGAAGTCAATACAACGAATTCATTTACCGTTACATGCCAGACTAGAGGTTTTAGAAAGTCTCCAATAGGTaagatctctttttttgtttttaatcaatgcaagtttatttccaaaaatgttattgttattgaccgTTTTTGGCAATTATGGTGACTAGGGATTGGGATGGGGCCATGGAATttgtaacaaaggaaattattgtcAATTCTTATTCACTTGCTACGATGGTAATGATGAATTAAATTAGCCACAGAATGAagctttttcaagaacttagGAAATAATCACCCTTTCCTTCAAGCCCCTCCCTCCCACCCACCCCAGGTTTGGAAGCTGGGGCAAGGCATCTCCAACAAGACACCATTGAGATCCACCTAGGGTTGCAACAGACAAGAGGTATTTCCCAGTGGCCACTGGTCAGGTACCTGTATTCTAGGACATGTATATTCTAAAAAATGGAGCATTATTAAAATATTGAATAgccatttttctatttttttaatacacttcacttgtcaaaaacaaacagttttggCTAAACAGGTCAGTTTTCACTCAATTTTACATTAACTGTCAGTGAATCATTTAGTAGTCAGTGCACaaaaataatcacttccaaTCACTGTAATCTAGTCTAACACTGTTTCAGTTGCTACAAAATTCCCCATTATTCCCACCTCTCCCCTCCCCAATCATCGAGACATGACCTGGTTTCGGTccttgttatttaagaaatgatcaaggcatcatttaaataacaatgactgtagcGGAAACACGAGGGAAAACTAGTGTTCACACAGTAAAGGtcagagattttatttaaaaagcattCTTTCTGCCGACTTACCCGTGAAATCATTCAGAACATTTTCCAGACTAAATACATTATGTATCCTACAAGTGGAGCACTCTACTatttcgccgccattttgatgagcTTCAAGGGCATTTTTATGGGAAAGTCCGCATGGTAAGTACTCCTTTACATGAAATTAGTAGAACTCCACCAGCAAGAACCTCTTCATGAGCGAATGCGAATTAAAAGCCTGTTCAGTGATAGGATTGATTACTCTGCTCCAACAAAAGTACCCGCAGTGTTGtttgtaaaaaattaaaatactttTTGTCAAAGTTTTAAACACTTGCAAATGTTAAAAACAGACCTAACTGTAAACGATAGCAAAGTTTCGGTGTCACAGGTTATGGCAATTTTATTCCTGGCTCGTTGATAAATCAAGACTGCATGATTGCCATCTGCCAGATCTTTAATCGATCTTGGGACCAAAAAACAGAATACACAAAGAACTAGAGAAAGTAGGTTATGATAAATTAAACAAGTTGCAGGCTTCGGTCGTTCCGTTAACATTCTAGTCAAGAATAAATTAAGTATAAATATTCAGATAAAAATATACCAGAAAGCATGAATTTCAAAGAGCTGAGACCTAGGATTTGTTTCAGTCTGGACTTGAACTAGTTTTCGGACTTTATTGGAAACCAAAAAATTTTCCACGAGTAGTAAGTGATTTATACGAagtgaatagcccatttccgagttgctgcatgcctcagttttaaagcgagtcctggtgcattCAGACgcaaatgagttgcgtatttttatgcaaatcaaactcatttcccttacaatagttgagcaccaagactcacttcgaaacctaAACAAACaccaactcggaaatggccaattagAATTACACCAAGAATAAATAATGGTGGAAATTACTTCATGTTTCCAGAATTATTACATGCGCATTGATCTAAAACGCAGAATAACCTAACATCGTCTAccattctttttttcctttttttcaatatCAATTTTTTACTTCCTTCTTCATACTTTGTCTTTCGTCTGATTTTATATCTTTCTTGCCGACTTTTGTAAAGAAGTTTATGAAAAAGCCGTAAAATAAATCAAACCCATACAAACTGGCTTCCGTAACATTAAGACTTATAGCATTTAATTGTGATTATAGAGTGGTTTAGATCAGTGATAAACAGATATTTAAGTGAACAAAGCAAGAAATTGATAGCAACATATTTCGATTTCAAAAAACCCTCAAATAGAATTTTAGTATCCAGCATACATATAAAATGCCAAAAGACTTCAACAAGAGATAGAGAAAAAGTCTAACATGCATCTGCTCGGTAAATGTCAAGCGCATCGAGCCTCTGCTGTCCAAaagcaaataatattattacttctTGCTTCCTTTTCCTAGAATAGACCTGAAGTTAAATGTCAAGTTGAGCTTGACCGAACACCGTTACCTCTGTGCCTCAGTGCAAGAAATTAaaagttctttttaaaaaacagTAGCAAAAATGCTTATTTCATGAAAGCGTACTTTACCTGAACGATTACATATAACAGACTTTCCTGTCCAAACTTGAACTGAGAAGTCATGCACCCTAAACTTGGTGACGTCGTTTAGGGTAAATGCTTTAACCTCGATCTCAGATGAGTAGCTCTTGTTGAGTACTTCCTTAATCTTGCGGATCGAACGTGACTTCAAGGTAGGTAATCCTTTACATGAAATTCCTAGAACTAGACGACGCCCAGCAAGTTCCGTTTCatgagcaaattaaaaatctaTTTCTACCATTGATTACGCTGCTCCGACGAAAGTAGACGCAGTGTCGtttgtaaaaatttaaaatacttGGCAAGTGCGATGTTCAAAGAACTGATAGCTACGATTTGTTTTCTGGACTTGTGCTAGTTTTAACGTTCTTTTTCGAAACCGACAAAGTAAAGGAGGTAAATTTGAATTACGTTAGACTGCAAGTATTTTCCAAGAATGAACTGAAATCATTACACGCATCTTGATCTAAGACGCAGAATAACCTAACATCGTCTactgttcttttttcttttttcctgtcAGTTCTTTAGTCGTCTTGACTACCCTTGGAGTCTTATAGATTCTGTTATTTCCAATTTTGTTTCTCGAAAACCTTCTGAAGGTACAGCGGAGAGAAATGCTGACGAGAGCAACATAGTCAGAATTATTCTACCATTCTAAGATCAGGTTTCAGCTAATTCTGTTCGGAGGCAGTTGCGTGATCT
The genomic region above belongs to Montipora capricornis isolate CH-2021 chromosome 5, ASM3666992v2, whole genome shotgun sequence and contains:
- the LOC138048862 gene encoding uncharacterized protein, which gives rise to MAALIGKRVGIRETGTTVTVPENSKAKLMYYLDCVASVLQLDNPNLNRLKDYQRYYSLSEVEIDALLTLVLLLSPDELIGKVFFHSEDCGGSSNKFFELSAVTHMLAVADNVLIGGERKRVAKIMFFQRSWMESNYFSPMRSFEGRLQRLARGLPGRAPSPPRLRTPPKPYSPPPRPYSPPPSCACNIL